In Oryctolagus cuniculus chromosome X, mOryCun1.1, whole genome shotgun sequence, a single window of DNA contains:
- the PWWP3B gene encoding PWWP domain-containing DNA repair factor 3B, translating to MDAEYVLCNWKDQLWPAKVLSSYETSPNSKRKKTFSLEVQILSLEEKIIVDSSETKLLNKSQIEAIASSLAVQSEAGASPRDETAYGRALKVALDILNERPNLSEASISGEEETATLAENAQQKLSDSPPQKKYRKHEGDLPKYLEESENPASLLVSPENDSLADDKSQVHTTSSIIPGEMETKPLLDSSWGQTFPSRSEDEDEKEDKKKIDISLMPVHSTVKEEDVYAKEEKCLPDLPSDTLFTPKALKEEPQDVCPGPLPDSSECSTFSENIEDPGEGPSNPNPCLEPSQNQPSVESEVGATTSTGSCSWEDQVSASAPNPALACALVANRERNLERLDFDDLEEFQASDKSLHLNSIIDSILADDEEEEELPRFIFQYEKRSFETGMIVWFKYQKYPYWPAVVKSIRRKERKASVLFVEANMTPEKKGVRVSFRRLKKFDCKEKQTLVDKAREDYSESIDWCISLICDYRVRIGCGSFAGSFFEYYAADISYPVRKVVKQETFRNIFPKLHNEDAVEHMTVTSQTKKMSFQKILPDRMKAARDRANKNLVDFIVNAKGTEDHLQSILNGTKGSRWLKSFLNAKRFSPCIETYFEDDDQLDEVVKYLQGVCNQVDEKMMTLIKHDKIKFILEVLLPEAIICSISAVDGLDYKAAEAKYLKGPSLGYRERELFDSKILFEKRRKPLTKEAH from the coding sequence ATGGATGCTGAGTATGTCCTGTGCAATTGGAAAGACCAGTTGTGGCCAGCAAAGGTTTTGTCCAGTTATGAAACATCACCaaacagtaagagaaaaaagacattttcccTAGAAGTTCAAATACTCTcactagaagaaaaaattatAGTAGACAGCTCAGAAACAAAGCTCCTAAACAAATCTCAGATTGAAGCCATTGCCTCCTCACTAGCAGTGCAGTCAGAGGCCGGTGCTTCACCTAGGGATGAGACAGCCTATGGAAGAGCACTTAAAGTGGCACTGGATATTCTGAATGAGAGACCAAATTTGAGTGAAGCAAGCATTTCAGGTGAAGAAGAGACTGCTACCCTGGCTGAAAACGCGCAGCAAAAGCTGTCCGATTCACCGCCTCAGAAGAAGTATCGGAAGCATGAAGGAGACTTACCGAAATACCTCGAGGAAAGTGAAAACCCAGCATCCTTGTTAGTATCTCCAGAGAATGATTCCCTGGCAGATGATAAATCACAGGTGCACACAACCAGCAGTATTATTCCAGGGGAAATGGAAACAAAGCCATTGCTAGACTCTAGCTGGGGCCAGACTTTCCCTTCACGTTCCGAAGatgaagatgaaaaagaagacaagaaaaagatTGATATTTCACTTATGCCCGTTCATTCCACAGTCAAAGAGGAGGATGTGTATGCGAAagaagagaaatgtcttccagaTCTGCCATCAGATACTCTCTTTACACCCAAAGCTTTGAAAGAGGAGCCACAAGACGTGTGCCCAGGGCCCCTACCTGATTCCTCTGAATGTTCTACCTTCTCAGAGAATATTGAAGATCCAGGTGAAGGTCCTTCTAATCCGAATCCATGCTTAGAGCCCAGCCAGAATCAGCCTTCTGTAGAATCTGAGGTGGGTGCTACAACATCCACTGGGAGTTGTTCATGGGAAGACCAGGTCTCTGCTAGTGCCCCTAACCCTGCCCTGGCCTGTGCACTTGTTGCGAATAGAGAAAGGAATCTTGAGAGACTGGATTTTGATGATCTTGAGGAATTTCAAGCTTCTGACAAATCATTGCACCTAAATTCTATCATTGATTCCATATTAGCTGACGACGAGGAAGAAGAAGAACTTCCACGCTTCATTTTTCAGTATGAGAAGCGTTCCTTTGAAACAGGAATGATAGTCTGgtttaaatatcaaaaatatcCTTATTGGCCAGCAGTGGTAAAAAGCATCAGGcgaaaagaaaggaaagcaagTGTGCTTTTCGTTGAGGCAAACATGACTCCTGAAAAGAAAGGCGTGAGAGTATCCTTCAGAAGATTAAAGAAATTTGACTGTAAAGAGAAGCAAACATTAGTGGATAAAGCCAGGGAAGATTACAGCGAAAGTATTGACTGGTGCATCTCACTGATTTGTGACTACAGAGTTCGAATAGGTTGTGGTTCTTTCGCAGGCTCTTTCTTTGAGTATTATGCTGCTGATATTAGCTATCCAGTTAGGAAAGTAGTCAAACAGGAGACCTTCCGGAATATATTTCCAAAGCTGCATAATGAAGATGCTGTGGAACACATGACTGTGACTTCCCAGACCAAGAAAATGTCCTTCCAGAAAATTCTTCCTGACCGAATGAAGGCTGCACGAGACAGAGCCAACAAAAACCTTGTGGACTTCATTGTGAATGCAAAGGGAACAGAAGACCATCTTCAGTCCATTTTAAATGGCACAAAAGGATCCAGATGGCTGAAATCATTTTTGAATGCAAAGAGATTCTCACCCTGTATTGAAACATACTTTGAGGATGACGATCAGTTGGATGAAGTGGTGAAATATTTACAAGGAGTCTGCaatcaagtagatgaaaaaatgaTGACTCTCATAAAAcatgataaaattaaatttatcctGGAAGTCCTTCTACCCGAAGCAATTATTTGTTCAATCTCAGCTGTTGATGGGTTAGATTACAAAGCAGCAGAAGCAAAGTATCTAAAAGGACCATCTCTAGGCTATAGGGAAAGAGAATTATTTGATTCaaaaatcttatttgaaaagagaCGGAAACCATTAACAAAGGAAGCTCATTAA